The following proteins are encoded in a genomic region of Takifugu flavidus isolate HTHZ2018 chromosome 3, ASM371156v2, whole genome shotgun sequence:
- the LOC130522812 gene encoding LOW QUALITY PROTEIN: FHF complex subunit HOOK-interacting protein 1A-like (The sequence of the model RefSeq protein was modified relative to this genomic sequence to represent the inferred CDS: inserted 1 base in 1 codon) → MMASVVAGGRRRKSLTLRGVDPETCMIVFKNHWAQVVRILEKHEPSRSSVGALGFLSNHASSSSGPSRLGPIPADEASAVQNYVEHMLFLLMEEEAGQGGAMGAILEFVVLEGVMERLFLWSLRRQFTEDMKLEQLRMYQMLLAQAKQPLLHHKPILRPLMMLLASCAGAGTDSGSLVEAELVFLLNQLCVAVFKDPSVLELFFHTSEDQGAANFLLFSLLIPYTHRQGSVGQQARDALLLIMSLSASDRRVAQHIVENTYFCPVLATGLSGLYSSLPARLQVYSEDWHCLDEADWQQVPALVHFLHSLDFCSAVTKVAHPSIKTQLLGYIYNGFLVPVLAPALHKLTVEEVMTTTAYLDLFLRSVHEPALLQTFLSFILMHTHDHVHVLDTLVSRVNTPFQLGTVSLALFRTLIGLFCEDVMLQLVFRYLIPCVHLTRKERSALKQRDCCSSSAVSFLHLMPSWCPGNHNANARLHSEHIHWPKGADLAVSDSVGYCRGSDFLMDVNYLHYLWDARQAISISTSACEHWSAPYDGTNPSPEQYRSDTPGNDTDEEDDIMAQQVKGDSVGYLTISPPPTALSPSPSSSDTVSTGNQPGRASSALELEWDDIFADDDPSLAAVLNKAPARGGGTVDGDXAAFTPTPPPLPPRYIQEMRRTATKLVHGSYVEESEFQDDVLVYDLVAQKDTKAAILGRIMAANRQARAGLSHRVSSITAGWTIMETVSSVMSSKRRSEGGEEEERKWRERGEECGKEAEDGIRTRDVGGKLNGHQPFFNGFNGNDISECDGTDEDGRPVRQQCNRSDQQSAPLRTEPPPPCLATNTFPNGHPESESPDSAASSSLPGSGVSGGDNFLSRYCELMRSLGVEPDCDDIIDDVSTFRKRIRALKQKVEEEEDGDAIDLVSSSLKAEGEDAMMEEGEGEEEGEERRSSTKGVGGGHGVPFTGPFISVLLSRLENLLENPIAVNLLVTGLLAQLASYPQPLLRAFLLGTDAQNQPNVRTLYQVLVSVRAQIERYVEARPEYPALVTQAWRFLLAKDQDSKFRECLQSQHGDTILDPSLPNGSLKNALPLPPLSVLPPCPPIPQEAKSRVFAIILYSEFLKELAAIAQEHSITPDCSDEE, encoded by the exons ATGATGGCCTCCGTGGTTGCCGGGGGCAGGCGGAGAAAGTCCCTCACACTGAGAGGAGTGGACCCCGAGACGTGCATGATCGTGTTCAAGAACCACTGGGCCCAG GTAgtgaggatcctggagaaacacGAGCCCAGTCGCAGCAGCGTCGGGGCTCTTGGTTTCCTCTCCAATCacgccagcagcagctcggggCCCTCGCGTCTGGGCCCCATCCCCGCCGACGAGGCCAGCGCCGTCCAGAACTACGTGGAGCACATgctcttcctgctgatggaggaagaggcggGGCAAG GGGGAGCGATGGGTGCCATCCTGGAGTTTGTGGTTCTGGAGGGGGTGATGGAGAGGCTGTTCCTGTGGAGCCTGAGGAGACAGTTCACCGAGGACatgaagctggagcagctcagGATGTACCAGATGCTTCTGGCCCAGGCCAAGCAGCCTCTGCTGCACCATAAGCCAATTCTAAGACCACTCATGATGCTTCTGGCCTCCTGCGCCGGAGCTGGAACCG ACAGCGGAAGTCTGGTGGAGGCGGAACTGGTCTTCCTGTTAAATCAGCTTTGCGTGGCCGTGTTCAAAGATCCCTCGGTGCTGGAACTGTTCTTCCACACCAGTGAGGATCAGGGGGCGGCcaacttcctgctcttctccctgctcATACCGTACACACACAG GCAGGGTTCAGTTGGTCAGCAGGCCAGAGACGCCCTGCTGCTCATCATGTCCCTGTCGGCCTCCGACCGCCGAGTCGCCCAGCACATCGTAGAGAACACCTACTTCTGTCCG GTGCTGGCCACAGGTCTGTCCGGGCTGTACTCTTCCCTTCCGGCCCGACTGCAGGTTTACAGCGAAGACTGGCACTGTCTGGACGAGGCCGACTGGCAACAG GTTCCGGCTCTGGTCCACTTCCTGCACTCCCTCGACTTCTGCAGCGCTGTCACCAAG gttgctcatCCCTCCATTAAAACCCAGTTGCTGGGTTACATCTACAACGGCTTCTTGGTGCCCGTGCTGGCTCCTGCTTTGCACAAG CTAacggtggaggaggtgatgaccaCCACCGCTTACCTGGATCTCTTCCTGCGGTCCGTCCATGAACCCGCCCTTCTCCAGACCTtcctgtccttcatcctgaTGCACACGCATGACCACGTGCACGTCTTGGATACGCTAGTCAGCCGGGTCAACACACCCTTCCAG ctggGTACGGTGTCGCTGGCTCTCTTCAGGACTCTGATCGGCCTCTTCTGTGAAGACGTCATGCTGCAGTTGGTGTTCCG GTACCTGATTCCCTGCGTCCACCTGACCAGGAAAGAGCGCAGCGCCTTAAAGCAGAGGGACTGTTGCTCCTCCAGCGCCGTCTCCTTCCTGCACCTCATGCCCTCCTGGTGCCCCGGAAACCACAACGCAAACGCACGCCTCCACTCGGAGCACATCCATTGGCCCAAAGGAGCGG ATCTGGCGGTTTCAGACAGCGTTGGCTACTGCCGGGGTTCAGACTTTCTGATGGATGTCAACTACCTTCACTACCTCTGGGACGCCCGACAGGCCATCTCCATTTCCACCAG CGCGTGTGAACACTGGTCGGCTCCGTACGACGGGACGAACCCGTCCCCCGAGCAATACCGGTCTGACACGCCCGGGAACGACACGGACGAGGAGGACGACATCATGGcgcagcaggtcaaaggtgactCTGTTGGTTACTTGACCATCAGCCCTCCTCCCACGGCGCTCTCCCCCAGCCCGTCCTCCTCAGACACCGTCTCCACAGGCAACCAGCCAGGCAGGgccagctctgctctggagctGGAATGGGACGACATATTTGCCGACGACGACCCCTCTCTGGCAGCTGTCCTCAACAAGGCACCAGCACGTGGAGGCGGGACCGTGGACGGCG ACGCTGCCTTTACACCGACGCCGCCGCCTCTTCCCCCCCGATACATCCAGGAGATGCGCCGCACTGCAACAAAGCTGGTCCATGGCTCCTATGTCGAGGAGTCGGAGTTTCAGGACGATGTCCTGGTCTACGATCTCGTCGCCCAGAAAGACACAAAGGCGGCCATTTTGGGGCGGATAATGGCGGCCAATCGGCAGGCGCGCGCAGGCCTCAGCCACCGGGTGTCGTCAATAACAGCAGGGTGGACGATAATGGAGACGGTGAGCAGCGTGATGTCCTCCAAGAGGAGAAGTGAGGGTGgcgaagaagaggaaagaaaatggcgagagaggggggaggagtgtGGGAAGGAAGCAGAAGATGGGATAAGGACGCGGGACGTAGGAGGAAAACTCAACGGGCATCAGCCTTTCTTCAATGGTTTCAACGGAAACGACATCAGCGAATGCGACGGGACAGATGAGGATGGAAGGCCAGTCAGGCAGCAATGCAACAGGAGTGATCAGCAGAGCGCACCCCTCaggacagaaccccccccgCCATGTTTGGCAACTAACACTTTTCCCAACGGCCACCCTGAATCGGAATCTCCTGACTCTGCGGCATCCTCAAGCCTGCCAGGAAGCGGCGTCTCCGGCGGTGACAACTTCCTGTCTCGATACTGCGAGCTCATGAGGTCTCTGGGCGTGGAGCCGGACTGTGACGACATCATTGATGATGTCAGCACGTTCAGGAAACGGATCCGGGCACTGAAGCaaaaagtggaggaagaggaggacggggaTGCGATTGACCTTGTTTCAAGCTCCTTGAAGGCGGAAGGGGAAGACGCCATgatggaagagggagaaggtgaagaggagggagaggaaaggaggagcagCACTAAAGGAGTCGGCGGGGGGCACGGAGTTCCCTTCACAG GTCCTTTCATCAGCGTCTTGTTGTCGCGGCTGGAGAACCTCCTGGAGAACCCCATTGCCGTCAACCTGCTGGTGACGGGCCTCCTGGCCCAGCTAGCATCATACCCGCAGCCTCTCCTGAGGGCCTTCCTGCTGGGCACGGATGCGCAGAACCAACCTAACGTGCGCACACTGTACCAG GTGCTGGTGTCTGTGCGCGCTCAGATAGAGCGCTACGTGGAGGCCAGGCCCGAGTACCCCGCCCTGGTCACACAGGCCTGGAGGTTTTTGCTCGCAAAAGACCAAGACAGCAAGTTCCGAG AGTGTCTGCAGTCTCAGCACGGTGACACCATCCTGGACCCATCGCTGCCCAATGGCTCCCTGAAGAACGCGCTGCCTTTGCCTCCCCTCAGTGTCCTTCCTCCCTGCCCACCGATCCCCCAAGAAGCCAAAAGCCGAGTGTTTGCCATCATTCTGTACTCTGAGTTCTTGAAAGAGCTGGCCGCCATCGCGCAGGAGCATAGCATCACGCCGGACTGCTCCGATGAGGAGTGA